GCCGGTGAGCTTACTCTTCCTAAATAAACCATGTCTGTCCCCAGAACTATAACTTTGCCCAAGAAGTTCCCTTTTGAAGGCTtgtcctccctctcctccccagtaGGGGGATGCTTCTCCTCTTCAGagcccagctcctctctcctcctctcccacctggCCCCTGCACAGCTGCCTGCTCCCTTCTTCCTGCCACAGCCCTTGGCCACCCTCCCTGTTCTTGTGCTGCACACCTGTCTCCTCTGTCACACCTGAGAGCAGACTCTGTCTACTTCCTCCAGGCACCTCATACTGCGAATGCTTCCAAGGCCAGTCAGTCAACAGATAGTCAGTTCAAAAACCCAGCACTGCATGACAGCTTCATAACTAAGTATAGCTCTCCAATATTGACCAAGTCACTTGGCCTGTGAGACtcaatttccttttgaaaagtgGGGATTCTGTGTAGTCCAGATGAGACTCACATTAAAAAGTACCAGTCAATCACCTAGCGGCAAGGCTTCAGGTCAGAGACTGTGCCTTCAACCATGGCACCTGCTGGATCTGtgctcccctcctcccagacAAGACCTCCAGCATCTGTCAGGACTCCctctctcccagagcttgtgcCAGTTTTCCTTCCTCTAGCCTAAATGAGGGTGATATTATTAAGGaagtttctggatcatatgggGTAGGTGATTAATCTGGGTCAGTTATTGATCGTAAATCTTACCCATGCAAACATTTGAAGGTAGGGATTCTCCTGCTGAAGTTTGGCAAAAAGTGAATAACTGCCTGAGTGTGATGGCTTATTAACTCGCACATCCAGGATATTATTATGGAGCACCTACTAAGCACTGAGTGCTGGCGACACAGCAGAGGCTTATGTGCCTTCTTCCCTCACAGTGTTTGCAGGCATCCCCTTTCTCTTGGTGACCTTGATCCTATTCCCTCCTCTCACTTGGCTTTAGAAACATCTAGATTCTCTTTGAGTCTGGAATGTAAAGACAGAGTTAAACTTGATGTCTGGAAAGCAGAAGTTAAAAGGGAAGGTCTTTCCTAAGTTATGACTTCATGTGACTGGGTTAAGTCCACAGCTTCATTTCAGATTCAAGGATAAGGCCTTTGTCTATGTCCAAGAGTCCTGATAACCTCCAATTCCGACACTGGACACAGGAGTGCGGGTGTTTTCAGACAAGTAAAAGGTAGGAAACCACCTGTCTCTGCATTTCTCTCCCCAAACCTGTCTCCATCAGAGAGACCAAGTGGGAATGGCATGGACATCGGAGGGCTTTGTCATCAAGCTCTGGCCTCCCCTCAACCCACCTCACCTTCTGCACCTTTGGGCATGCCTCCCCACCTCAGCAGATCACACTCCCCATTGGTGGACAAGCCCACAGGCTCCTGTCCCCTCCTTTTCCCCCAGCTTTCCTCAGGCTGGAGCACCTTTCTCTATATACTCATCCTCCAAGGCTCAGCTCACACCCACCTCCTCCCTGGGGCTGCCTTCTTAGACGTCTCCACAGCACTGACCATCCTGACACCATGATGCTCACACAGTCGTTAGCACGGTTTGTTGTGCATGTCATTCTCTCTTATATAATAGACTGTGAACCTTGGAAATCAAAGGACTGTGTCCAATTTACCCCCAACCTCCCCAGCGCCCCACACAGGAGCTGCTGTATAAGATCCAGTGTGTTCCTTCTGCTAAAATCCTGATTCCAGATTTCCTACCTTGAGATCACCCTCCTTCTCCTTTCCCCTATGTGCACACACAGGATGTGATCACAAGGACGAGAGCTTTGGGGGTGCCATCTCTTCCATGCAAGAACAACTGCTCCCTCTCAAGAGCTAAATGAGGAGACAGGTGGGTTTCCTTGCAATTTAAGAATATGATCAGAATACATTCATGGAAATCAGGAATAGCCCATGAAGCTGTAGGCTTGTGACCCCAAAGAAATAAGACTCTGTCTAGAAAATACCATGCTGCCAGGTTACTGACAGCTTGGACTGCAACATGGGCTCAGGCTGGCACCACAGACAGTATCTGTAGCTCTCCTGGTCCATCAAGATGAGCTGAGTTTTGGCTATATTCAGAATGGACAACTAACAAGGACGTATCACACAACACATGGAATTGTACTCAATGTtacgtgccagcctggatggtggggagggagagggggaaaaTGGGTCCTTGTGTCTGaatgactgagtcccttccctgtttacctgaaactacctCAATATTGTTCATCAGCTAtacccccaatacaaaataaaaagcttaaagttTAAAATCAAAAAGATcttacagtgggaaaaaaaagatgagtaaCACTTGCTGCAGTAACACACAACCTCAGGATTTTAGTGACTTAGCAGGACAGAGGTTTAGTTTTCACCCTTCATATCCATTGCAGGTTTTCAGGGGGCTCTGTTCCAGGTTGTCATCCTCAGAGACCCTGGCTCCACCCTCTGGGACGTCACCAGTTTTTCCAACTGGGAAAGAACACAGCAGAGAATCTCACACCAGCAGGTCACTGCTCCAACCCAGAAGCGACATGTGTCCCATCTGTCCACAACTGCTGCCCTGTGTAATCCTACAAATGCCCAGAGGAGGAGGACCAGACACGCTGCAGAGCATTTTGGTGCAATGGTGTTTTGCAGTAGACTCAGAAAACCACTCTAGCATCTGTCTGACAGGTCTCTCATTCCATCATGTCCTGGAAAGTCAGGTTCACAGACAATCACTGTCTAACTCTCTCCCCACTTTTAGCCCTTCTGAGAGGCAAGGTGATGCCCTGGAAGGAGCCCTAGACTGGGAGTGaggggtccaggtttgattctTGCCCTTATTCCCATTCTGCTCTATGACCTTCATTGAGTTTCTCCTTGTATAAAATGGAATTATTCAATATGTGTTTTCTTACACTCTGTACCATCCCTGAAATATTCCCTCATCTTTCTAGCAACTTCCAACCCAGGTAAATATCATGTCAGTTTCATCGGCTGGTGAATCTAGTTTAAaccatttcattcttattttaagcttcagacatgattttaaaaggaaattgagGAGCACAAGAAGAAGCTCCTGTTAGAATGACCCAGAAGTTCCCGCATCTGGATTCCTGCATCACTCCACACTGTGACAGCAGAGCCGGTGAgtgtgggctttggagtcagaccgACAAGCCCAAGTCTGAGACCTGCCACTTGCTAATGGCTTTCTCAGTCTCAGCCTCCTTACCTGTAGGGATAAGAATAGTATTTCCTTGTGGGGGGATTTTGAGGATTCAGTGAAAGGCGTTAGCACGGACGTTTGCACAGGGTAAGTATTCAGCAAGTGGTAGTGGATATTGTAGTATGactttgttcccttctccaagcagGTATTCTGGTTTCTGTATGATTAAAGAAGATTTCAGGAGAATAGTCAACATGCTAGATGGATTTTCCTTGCCTCCTACCTGTTGTTCAGGGACGTTAGGGCAGGCAGGTGGCTGGAGCAGCTGCCAGGTGAGGTGATATGAGGCTTGGGAGAGCAGGGTGAGGGAGTGCTGAGTTCATTACCAGCAGACACACTGTGCTGGGGTGGGCCAGGATCGAGGCCCCGAGCTCCTGAGGCCCAGCCTCCTGGTCCCCTGTCATGCAGACATCTCTCCTGGTCCCTGCCTTCCGGGACTCGTAGTCCCTGCCCAATTTAAAGTTAAGACTCTTCAATGATACAAGTTTGCAGGCTTGACACAATGTGGCTTCAGAGACTCCAGGTTCCCTGTGCTGCCCAGGAGGGCCTGGCTGGGTGACGTGGGCACAGGAGAGACCCTGGACAGGAATCTGAAGACTGGGTCTCACTGCAGCCCTGCCCCTTGGACCTGAATCTTGGGGGCTATGAAGTGGGGTGCTTCCTGGCAGGAGTGCTGTGGGAACCTGTGCTCATGaaatattgttgttatttagtcactaagttgtgtctgactctttttgtgagtTTTGtgtccccgtggactgtagcccaccaggctactctgtccatgggttttcctaCACAGAAATactggattgctattcccttctccaggggatcttcccaacccaaggttcaaaactgtgtctcctgcactggcaggcgggttctttaccaccgagccaccagggaagattaagGAAAGGAAATTGCTGTACAGGGTGAGGCCCTGGGCCCCTGTGACGGATGTGAAGTCAGTGATTGTGCTGGGTGTGTGAGTTTCTGCAGGTCCCCTTTCATGTTTCCCTTCCCatgcctttctctttccttcacaagAAACGATGACAACTTGACAGAGCTTAAGGACTAAAAACAGCCTTAAATAATGCGGCAGCAATTACACATTTTCTGAGTAAACTGTGATATGTCTCTGGGAATATCTTTTTGTCAAGAACAAAGGTCGAAATAAAACACTGGAAGACTGTCACCACTTGTTTTCTAACTTATGAGGAATGGGACCATCTTGCCACTCCGTGGATGCCCACAAACAAGCTCCCCCCAGCCCTCCCGCCACCTCCAGCCTACACTTTGCTTCCTTATCTCTCAGGGCGTCTCTCAGGGTGATGAGATATCCACCCAAAAAACCCAGAAGCTCAAGCATCAAACCGCAGTCTCCTCCTTCCTCAGCCACCTCTGTTCATCAGCCCGATGTTCCCAGGACATGAGCTGCAGGCTCTCTGCCTGGCCGCCCACCTGGGTCTGGCCCCATCCCTGCTTCCTCACTTCCTACCCTCAGGCATGGGCCCTTTCCCTCTGTGCTCTATCTGGAGCCATGTGATCTTCCATTTCTCAAAAATAATACTATCTTTTAAGTTCTAAGTCATGTTCATTTCAGAAGTATTGAACAAGGCTGgaaagaataattcataaagcaATATTAATCCTTAACTCCATCACCTCTAGGAAACAATTGTAAGTTAATATTTTGTCCTAATTTTCCAGGAATTTCTACATACATACTTGTTCATATATCCTtaagaaaatatcattaaaaaattgagattatATTGAGTACAAAGCTACTTGTTCTACCTTTTTTATGTTAATTACAGTGTGAGCATTTCCCATCatcaattattcttcaaaaaataagATTTACAATGGCTGTGTCACAATCCATCATTGGGCTCCACCAGAATTTATTTACACATTCTGCCCCAGTTGGACATTATGAGTCTTACAATTTTTTGTTACCAAAAATACCTCTGTGATTAATaacatatagatagataaatagacaaATCTTCGTACCTATAACAATTTTCTCTGAGTAATTCCTAAAAGTAGAGGTGTTGGGTCAAAGGGTGTGAAGTTTTCAAGTCTCTTCACTGATACCCACAACTTACTTGGCAAGAAGTTCATATAAATTTATTCACACCCTCACCTGCTGTGTATGATATTACCTGCTTCACCGCACTATAGTTAGCGATATATGTTAGAAAAATTCTTTGCCAGGTTCATGGGTGATGTATGGTGTCTAATCAGTGACCCTGCTAAAAGGAAATGTGATTGTAAACTCCCATCCCCACAGCATAAAGTCCAAACCCCTGTCACGGCATCAAAGGCCTAGCAGAACATCTCTGCAGAAGCTTCGCCCGGGCTTGGTCAGCTGTGGGCTGCGGGCTGCGCTGCTctcctctgtgcctctgttctGACCAGCAGAGGAAGCAGGAAGACAGACTGGAGGGTACCTGAGGGCTCAGACAAGCACTGTGCTTACCTACAGGGCGCAGGAGAGCTGGCCTTGCTGCTCGGCGGCCGAGCTCTCCCATCACACAAGATGGTACCACTGAGGCCAGAGGGGGCAGGGAATGGAGATGCTCTCAAGCCTGAGTCTGTTTCCTCTGTGTGTTCAAACCTGGGAAGAGGCCGAGCTCCAGGAAGAGGTGGAAATGGCAGGGTCTTAGTAGGTGGGTTGAAGACGGGTGAAGCAGAGTCTCCCCAAGGCCACACGAAGCCTGGATGCTCGGCAGGGAAGCAGTGGAGTGGCTGCTGATAAAGCGGTAGAGGAAGCCAGACCCTCAGCTGCTCCGGTGACCAGCGTcccaggcctgggctgggctggaaaTCTTAGAGGCTGGGCCTCGCACTGCCTCTGCTGTCAGCTCCCCAGGCGCTAGACTCTGCCTGTCATCTGTGAACTTCATCTCAGCTCTGCTCAGATTTGGGGagaaccccagctctgccctatattgctgtgttttcagtttatttaagAAACCGGTGTGGGCTTGGGGTTGGGCAGGGCCAGATCTTGGGACAGAGTGAAATCCCGTATTACTGGCTCTTAGAGCAACACTGAAATTAAGCAGGAGGAGCACAGTGAGAGGTGCAGAgtggggaggcttcctggaggagatgtcATTCAACATGGGCtttgaggtgggggaggggtaaatCAGGAGTTGGGGATTAACAGATTTACAGTACTCTATGTAAAATAGGAAGACAACAAGGACCTCATGTGTAGCGTAgggaatttcattttaaaaataaaaagatgggcCTCGAGGATCAGGCAGCCCATTACACAGGGTGCTGTGTGTTGGCTGGGGGCTGCATTGTGGGAAGAACCAAGAagggcacagagtcaggcatTGCTGGGCACACGATCTCCTGCCGGGTTGGTGTGTGCAGCTGACAGGAGGAAGTCTGTGGGGCACAGGACGGGGAAGGGGATTGGTCATGACCAGCAGGGCCAGGTTGCAGGGGTCTGGAATGCCCCCAGTGAAGCCCTTTCACTTCATCCTCAGAGCTCTGGGAGCTATTCAGAGATTTCATTCAAGAGAGAGACATGATCAAATAGACTTTTCTGAAATATCCCTCTGGATGACCCTTGGAGGATAGATTGGGAGGAACAAGACTGAAATCTTGAGGCCACCCAGGAGACTGGTGTGAAGATTCGGGGACTGATGCTGAGTGCTGGCCCAGGGCTCTGCCCGGGGAAGGAACAAAGGTGGAATTGTGAGCTCGGATCTGTGGCAGGATCAGTGGGAGGTGGTGCTGCCTTTCTGGGTTGAAGATTCCAGAACCCCTACCCTGAGCCCTACCCATCCGCTCTGTAGGCGAAGGCAGACCTGAGCTGCTACCCTGCAGGAGCCCTGGCCTCCCTCACCTGGAGGTCTGTATCCTGCCCCACACCTTCCTGGCAGCCTCCTTCACCTCcttgttcctcaggctgtagatgacggggttcagcatgggtgtgACCACAGCATAGAGGACCGTGAAGACCTCGTCAGAGATACGGGCCTCCTTGCTCTTGGGTTTCATGTACATGAAGATGACGGTGCCATAGAAAAGCATCACCACGGCCAGGTGTGCTGAGCAAGTAGAGAAGGCTTTGCGGCGCCCGGCGGCTGAGGGTACCCTCAGGGTGGTGGCCAGGATAAGCGTGTAGGACAGGCAGATGAAGGCCAGGGGCACGGGCAGCAGCAAGATGGCACCCACCAGCAGGAAGACCTCACTGATGGACGTGTCACCACAGGCCAGCTTCAGGACTGCCAGGATCTCGCAGGTGAAGTGACTGACCACACGGTGGCCACAGAAGGGCAGCCTCATGGCGATGATTGTCTCAGTCACTGACTTGCAGAGACAGAGGACCCAGGCAGCTCCCGCCAGCAACCAGCAGAGCCGGTGGCTCATCAGCACGGGGTACCTAAGGGGCCGGCAGATGGCCAGGTAGCGATCATAGGCCATGATGGCGAGCAGCAGACACTCTGTGGAGCCTGTAGACAGACTCAGACACATCTGGAGTGCGCAGCCAAGAAAGGAGATGGTCTTCTGGGCTGACACGAGGTGGACAAGCATCAGGGGCACAAAAGTGGACGTGTAGCAGATGTCCAGGATGGAGAGGTTgcccaggaagaagtacatgggtgtgTGCAGGCGGGCATCCAGCACACTGACCGCCACGATGCCTGTGTTCCCCAGCAGGGTCACCAGGTACATGGCTGAGCACAGAGGGAAGAGCAGGTGCTCCAGGGCAGGGTAACCTGAAAATCCTTTCAGGAAGAACTCAGACACCTCTGTGCTGTTGACTGGCTCCATATCACAGAGCTCTGGAGGGATGCATGGCTGGGAGGCAGGGAAAGAGGGTGCAGGGTTTAGGGGTGAAGCGTATTGCTAAGGCCTTTTCGAGCCCTGACACACTTTCTCTCTGAAACTCTGGGCAGTCCCCATACTTCTTCCAGTTTTCAATAGTTCCTTGTAAAATTGAGGAAAGAGATGGGTCAGAATTTCTCTAAGAGAGTGTTAATGGAAATGTGGGCAATCTGAAAAAGCAATTTGAAATAACGTTGGATTAATCAAAAGCAAAGAATTGACTGCGGAACTTCTCAGAGTCATTAACACACCACTGTGATTTGTGACTTTCTGAAAGTGATGCAGACAGTAGGTAGTTCCCAAACTTATTTGACCATAGATCCTCCTTTTACAGAGCACCCGTTAACCTTCTGCAAATAA
This portion of the Bubalus bubalis isolate 160015118507 breed Murrah chromosome 3, NDDB_SH_1, whole genome shotgun sequence genome encodes:
- the LOC112583556 gene encoding olfactory receptor 13J1-like is translated as MEPVNSTEVSEFFLKGFSGYPALEHLLFPLCSAMYLVTLLGNTGIVAVSVLDARLHTPMYFFLGNLSILDICYTSTFVPLMLVHLVSAQKTISFLGCALQMCLSLSTGSTECLLLAIMAYDRYLAICRPLRYPVLMSHRLCWLLAGAAWVLCLCKSVTETIIAMRLPFCGHRVVSHFTCEILAVLKLACGDTSISEVFLLVGAILLLPVPLAFICLSYTLILATTLRVPSAAGRRKAFSTCSAHLAVVMLFYGTVIFMYMKPKSKEARISDEVFTVLYAVVTPMLNPVIYSLRNKEVKEAARKVWGRIQTSR